The following coding sequences lie in one Nocardioides sambongensis genomic window:
- a CDS encoding DUF732 domain-containing protein, with product MMEDGGFTTDSVERRRDKWVYAFFGAVLAVLCVVALILFDRGRDTVQAADKADEFIAALQAEGLTAPSQDQVARVLGEDGGALCDDPGHGLRRSLMNMQLGNGAAGPGMRPTLVDSARLLKGQIIAIEVYCPEELEKFRDYVDELDSEDVTEG from the coding sequence ATGATGGAGGACGGCGGGTTCACCACCGACAGCGTGGAGCGTCGGCGCGACAAGTGGGTCTATGCGTTCTTCGGCGCCGTGCTCGCCGTGCTCTGCGTCGTCGCGCTGATCCTGTTCGACCGAGGCAGGGACACGGTCCAGGCGGCGGACAAGGCCGACGAGTTCATCGCAGCGCTGCAGGCCGAGGGTCTGACGGCGCCGTCGCAGGATCAGGTCGCCCGGGTGCTCGGGGAGGACGGCGGCGCGCTCTGCGACGACCCGGGCCACGGCCTGCGGCGCTCGCTGATGAACATGCAGCTCGGCAACGGCGCGGCCGGCCCGGGGATGCGACCGACGCTGGTCGACAGCGCCCGGCTGCTGAAGGGTCAGATCATCGCGATCGAGGTCTATTGCCCCGAGGAGCTCGAGAAGTTCCGCGACTACGTGGACGAGCTCGACTCCGAAGATGTCACGGAGGGCTGA
- a CDS encoding APC family permease, giving the protein MSAMDLPADRPAPKAATRAKVPTSAWISWVALAMMTTSSVASLRAAPTMAVYGLACVFLYLVPAIVFLLPTSLVSAELASGWKGGIYNWVSLGISKPMGFLAVWCQFAMTIFYYPSLLGFVASTLAYVINPELASSGVWTACVIVIVYWTGVWVSSRGTSGVAGLASAGLIIGTLIPGVVLVLLGTVFLGQGNTSAAPMDSDHILPVWAGLASLVLIVNNFLSYSGMEMNAVHVGSLRNPGKEFPKAMFLSMAMVLLIFILPALAISWVVPAEELSLTAGVMQAFDAVFAQFGTQWLTPLFGIMLVAASLGGMLTWLAGPSKGLLMISRQEGYLPPFLQRLNRHGVQQNILVTQGVITTVIALGYALIPDVSSAYWIFSVITTQVYLIMYLLMFVAAVRLRRIDPDHPRGYRAPMLVGLCGVGFAASLAALLVGFVPPSQFGGGDPIVYLLVVGGGALGLGLVVPFLFYRFRKPSWKQAEETEVTTS; this is encoded by the coding sequence ATGAGTGCGATGGACCTGCCGGCCGACCGGCCGGCACCGAAGGCTGCGACCCGGGCCAAGGTGCCCACCTCGGCGTGGATCTCCTGGGTCGCCCTGGCGATGATGACCACCAGCTCGGTCGCCAGCCTCCGGGCCGCCCCGACGATGGCCGTCTACGGGTTGGCGTGCGTCTTCCTCTACCTGGTGCCGGCGATCGTCTTCCTCCTCCCGACGTCGCTGGTCTCGGCCGAGCTGGCCTCCGGCTGGAAGGGCGGCATCTACAACTGGGTCTCCCTCGGCATCTCCAAGCCGATGGGCTTCCTCGCGGTGTGGTGCCAGTTCGCGATGACGATCTTCTACTACCCGAGCCTGCTCGGCTTCGTCGCGAGCACCCTGGCCTACGTCATCAACCCCGAGCTGGCCTCCAGCGGGGTGTGGACCGCCTGCGTGATCGTGATCGTCTACTGGACCGGCGTGTGGGTCTCCTCCCGCGGCACCTCCGGGGTCGCCGGCCTGGCCAGCGCCGGCCTGATCATCGGCACCCTCATCCCCGGCGTGGTGCTGGTGCTGCTGGGCACCGTCTTCCTGGGGCAGGGCAACACCTCGGCCGCCCCGATGGACAGCGACCACATCCTGCCGGTGTGGGCCGGGCTGGCCAGCCTGGTGCTGATCGTCAACAACTTCCTGTCCTACTCCGGCATGGAGATGAACGCGGTGCACGTCGGGTCGTTGCGCAACCCCGGCAAGGAGTTCCCCAAGGCGATGTTCCTGTCGATGGCGATGGTGCTGCTGATCTTCATCCTCCCGGCCCTCGCGATCAGCTGGGTCGTCCCGGCCGAGGAGCTCTCCCTCACCGCCGGGGTGATGCAGGCCTTCGACGCGGTCTTCGCCCAGTTCGGCACGCAGTGGCTCACCCCGCTCTTCGGGATCATGCTGGTCGCCGCCTCCCTCGGCGGCATGCTGACCTGGCTGGCCGGACCGTCGAAGGGGCTGTTGATGATCTCCCGGCAGGAGGGGTATCTGCCGCCGTTCCTTCAGCGCCTGAACCGGCACGGCGTCCAGCAGAACATCCTGGTGACCCAGGGCGTCATCACCACGGTGATCGCCCTCGGCTACGCCCTCATCCCCGACGTGTCCAGCGCCTACTGGATCTTCTCGGTGATCACCACGCAGGTGTACCTGATCATGTACCTGCTGATGTTCGTGGCGGCCGTCCGCCTGCGCAGGATCGATCCGGACCATCCACGCGGCTATCGCGCTCCGATGCTCGTCGGACTCTGCGGCGTGGGGTTCGCCGCCTCGCTCGCGGCGCTCCTGGTCGGCTTCGTCCCGCCGTCCCAGTTCGGCGGCGGCGACCCGATCGTCTATCTGCTGGTCGTGGGCGGTGGCGCGCTCGGGCTGGGCCTGGTGGTGCCGTTCCTCTTCTACAGGTTCCGCAAGCCGTCCTGGAAGCAGGCCGAGGAGACGGAGGTGACCACATCATGA
- a CDS encoding M20/M25/M40 family metallo-hydrolase, translating to MSLVDRITALMPQARTELAELVSIESVADPRQFPPEGCERAARWVVDAFGGVGFTDADLHPTTDGSMAVVGSRSCGDPAAPTVLLYSHYDVQPPLDSTAWRTPPFELTEVDGRWFGRGAADCKGNIVAHLVALRALGEELPVNLKLVVEGSEEQGTGGLEAFVPEHADLLRADAILVCDTGNAAVGQPALTVSLRGFVNLVVEVEALPSEVHSGMFGGPAPDALAALVTMLASLRDAAGDTTIPGLDNTQTWHGAPYDPQAFRTDIGLRPGESLLGSGTVSDMLWARPAVTVLGIDCAPVVGSTAAIAPRTAARLNLRIPPGTDPATAEAALTDHLRAVAPWGSRSGSVGRPRAARSARRPADRRTTPCAPR from the coding sequence GTGAGCCTCGTCGACCGGATCACCGCGCTGATGCCGCAGGCTCGCACGGAGCTCGCCGAGCTGGTCTCGATCGAATCCGTCGCCGACCCCCGGCAGTTCCCTCCCGAAGGGTGCGAGCGCGCCGCACGATGGGTGGTCGACGCGTTCGGAGGGGTCGGCTTCACCGACGCCGACCTGCACCCGACCACCGACGGCAGCATGGCGGTGGTCGGATCACGGTCCTGCGGCGACCCCGCAGCTCCCACGGTCCTGCTGTACTCGCACTACGACGTCCAACCGCCGCTCGACAGCACGGCCTGGCGGACGCCGCCGTTCGAGCTCACCGAGGTCGACGGTCGGTGGTTCGGCCGCGGGGCGGCGGACTGCAAGGGCAACATCGTCGCTCACCTGGTCGCGCTGCGCGCGCTCGGCGAGGAGCTGCCGGTCAACCTCAAGCTGGTCGTCGAGGGCTCCGAGGAGCAGGGGACCGGTGGCCTGGAGGCGTTCGTGCCCGAGCACGCCGACCTGCTCCGGGCCGACGCCATCCTGGTCTGCGACACCGGCAACGCTGCCGTGGGACAGCCGGCGCTCACGGTCAGCCTGCGCGGCTTCGTCAACCTCGTCGTCGAGGTCGAGGCGCTGCCGTCCGAGGTGCACTCGGGCATGTTCGGCGGCCCGGCGCCCGACGCCCTCGCCGCGCTTGTGACGATGCTCGCCTCGCTGCGCGACGCCGCGGGCGACACGACCATCCCGGGCCTGGACAACACCCAGACCTGGCACGGCGCCCCCTACGACCCGCAGGCGTTCCGCACCGACATCGGCCTGCGGCCCGGGGAGTCGCTGCTCGGGTCGGGCACCGTGTCGGACATGTTGTGGGCCCGGCCCGCGGTGACCGTCCTCGGCATCGACTGCGCCCCGGTCGTCGGGTCGACCGCGGCGATCGCACCGAGGACGGCGGCCCGGCTGAACCTGCGCATCCCGCCCGGCACCGACCCGGCCACCGCCGAGGCGGCGCTCACCGACCACCTCCGGGCCGTCGCACCCTGGGGGTCGAGGTCCGGATCCGTCGGGAGGCCGAGGGCAGCCCGTTCCGCGCGGAGACCAGCGGACCGGCGTACGACGCCATGTGCGCCGCGATGA
- a CDS encoding SHOCT domain-containing protein: MDSIGNDFWDVLLWSFWFFIWIAALMVWFRCLFDLFSDHSLSGWAKAGWCVVLIFIPWLGALIYLIARGRSMTRRQIDRAADLQAQQAAYIQQVAGSSAQAPADQIASAKALLDSGAINDEEFQALKARALS; encoded by the coding sequence ATGGACTCGATCGGCAACGACTTCTGGGACGTGCTCCTGTGGAGCTTCTGGTTCTTCATCTGGATCGCCGCGCTGATGGTGTGGTTCCGCTGCCTGTTCGACCTGTTCAGCGACCACTCCCTGAGCGGCTGGGCGAAGGCGGGCTGGTGCGTCGTCCTCATCTTCATCCCGTGGCTCGGTGCGCTGATCTACCTGATCGCCCGGGGCCGCAGCATGACCCGGCGCCAGATCGACCGTGCCGCCGACCTGCAGGCGCAGCAGGCGGCGTACATCCAGCAGGTCGCGGGCTCGTCCGCCCAGGCCCCGGCCGACCAGATCGCCAGTGCGAAGGCGCTGCTGGACAGCGGAGCGATCAATGACGAGGAGTTCCAGGCGCTGAAGGCCAGGGCGCTCAGCTGA
- the mptB gene encoding polyprenol phosphomannose-dependent alpha 1,6 mannosyltransferase MptB — protein sequence MVFGALVAGETGNPWMLVVAHRVLALAGLVLLAWAVPRLAGWTGVNPALASAIVLASPLMLANGVGGLHNDLLMVGLMAAALVLAVERGWAWGAVAGGLAAAVKLPGGLVCIAVALVSLAPGTPLPTRVRRLAGVAGVSLATLFGLGAVTGLGHGWVHALSVPGEVETPLSITTMTGKALDAGAAAVGLGTDRDTFRDLLRAAGVLTTLLVAGWVALRWRTGDPARAIGSVALTSGLFVVLCPTVHLWYFLMLPPFLATLRLPRLALGALVVLSVVLGLVAPLDSSLHGAYLAIVTGCMTIALLVPLLLLTRRARESLDRITAGRWLVPQDG from the coding sequence TTGGTCTTCGGCGCGCTGGTGGCCGGGGAGACCGGCAACCCGTGGATGCTGGTGGTCGCCCACCGGGTGCTCGCCCTCGCCGGGCTGGTGCTGCTGGCCTGGGCGGTGCCGCGGCTGGCCGGCTGGACCGGCGTCAACCCGGCGCTGGCTTCGGCGATCGTGCTCGCCTCACCGCTGATGCTGGCCAACGGGGTCGGCGGCCTGCACAACGACCTGCTGATGGTCGGACTGATGGCCGCCGCCCTGGTGCTGGCCGTCGAGCGGGGCTGGGCGTGGGGTGCGGTGGCCGGCGGGCTGGCGGCTGCCGTCAAGCTCCCCGGCGGCCTGGTCTGCATCGCGGTGGCCCTGGTCAGCCTGGCGCCCGGCACCCCCCTGCCCACCCGGGTACGACGCCTCGCCGGCGTCGCCGGGGTCTCGCTGGCCACCCTCTTCGGACTGGGCGCGGTCACCGGCCTGGGCCACGGCTGGGTCCACGCACTGAGCGTCCCCGGCGAGGTGGAGACACCGCTCTCGATCACCACGATGACCGGCAAGGCGCTGGACGCGGGAGCCGCGGCCGTGGGACTGGGCACCGACCGGGACACCTTCCGTGACCTGCTCCGCGCCGCCGGTGTGCTGACGACGTTGCTGGTCGCCGGCTGGGTCGCCCTGCGCTGGCGCACCGGGGACCCGGCCCGGGCGATCGGGTCGGTCGCCCTGACCAGCGGCCTGTTCGTGGTGCTCTGCCCCACCGTGCACCTGTGGTACTTCCTGATGCTGCCGCCGTTCCTGGCCACGCTGCGGCTGCCGCGGCTCGCGCTGGGCGCGCTGGTGGTGCTGTCGGTGGTGCTGGGGCTGGTGGCGCCGCTGGACTCCTCCCTGCACGGGGCCTATCTGGCGATCGTCACCGGCTGCATGACGATCGCGCTGCTGGTGCCACTGCTGCTGCTGACCCGCCGGGCGCGGGAGAGCCTGGACCGGATCACCGCCGGCCGCTGGCTGGTGCCGCAGGACGGGTGA
- a CDS encoding M24 family metallopeptidase — MTGYRPTAITERLTMLVLTEDREPTLVVPTLERPDAEAAEGAAGVTMVDWPDGRDPALTVAGMLRPGGRYGVSDNAWALHLLALQAAAPAVTCHALTGRLPMLRAIKDDNELARLAAAGAAADATYEDVVTLRFAGRRETDVAADLADLLRQHGHQQVDFTVVGSGPNGAIACEEVDRAARRVISDAGYGEQFIHRTGHGIGVTTHEPPYMIEGEELPLAPNMCFSVEPGVYLPGLFGVRIEDIVAVTVDGGRRLNTTDRRLRSVS; from the coding sequence ATGACGGGCTACCGGCCGACCGCGATCACCGAGCGTCTCACCATGCTGGTGCTGACCGAGGACCGGGAGCCGACCCTGGTGGTGCCCACCCTGGAGCGGCCGGACGCCGAGGCCGCCGAGGGCGCGGCCGGCGTCACGATGGTCGACTGGCCCGACGGCCGGGACCCCGCCCTGACGGTCGCGGGGATGTTGCGCCCCGGCGGCCGGTACGGCGTCTCCGACAACGCGTGGGCCCTGCACCTGCTCGCGCTCCAGGCCGCCGCACCCGCCGTGACCTGTCACGCGCTGACCGGCCGGCTGCCGATGCTGCGCGCGATCAAGGACGACAACGAGCTGGCGCGGCTGGCGGCGGCCGGGGCCGCCGCGGACGCGACGTACGAGGACGTCGTCACCCTCCGCTTCGCCGGGCGTCGCGAGACCGACGTGGCGGCGGACCTCGCCGACCTGCTGCGGCAGCACGGGCACCAGCAGGTCGACTTCACCGTGGTCGGTTCCGGGCCGAACGGGGCCATCGCCTGCGAGGAGGTGGATCGCGCGGCACGGCGGGTGATCAGCGACGCCGGGTACGGCGAGCAGTTCATCCACCGCACCGGTCACGGCATCGGGGTGACCACGCACGAGCCGCCGTACATGATCGAGGGGGAGGAGCTGCCGCTGGCGCCGAACATGTGCTTCTCGGTCGAGCCGGGCGTCTACCTCCCCGGCCTGTTCGGGGTGCGCATCGAGGACATCGTGGCGGTGACCGTCGACGGTGGTCGGCGCCTCAACACCACCGACCGCCGGTTGCGCAGCGTCTCCTGA
- a CDS encoding glycosyltransferase, with the protein MRIAQLANFVGAASGGMRTALAELGRGYVDSGVERLLVVPGPTDARHDSPLGPVVQVRAPRVGGGYRLIVEPWRLIDVLERFAPTSVEWNDKLTLLPVAWWARRAGVRTVCLSHEQMTDMLAMRSGKPTTSKVSVGMVNRLVVRSFDTLVVTSRYARAEFQELADAAGCPLEQVPLGVDLSVFRPGPPHPPDGVLRLAHVGRLSREKSPHLAVATAVELHRRGLPVRMDVYGDGPHRHELEALAAGAPVRFHGFVGGRDELRRRINQADVALSVCPGETFGLAVLEALACGTPVVTADRGGARELVDARCGAWGAPDPVSLADAVLRVAARPVRARRQAARARAEEFPWSRTVQRMLEIHGVGSERVSVPA; encoded by the coding sequence GTGCGTATCGCCCAGCTCGCGAACTTCGTCGGTGCCGCATCGGGGGGCATGAGGACGGCGCTGGCCGAGCTCGGTCGCGGGTACGTCGACTCCGGGGTGGAGCGGCTGCTGGTCGTGCCGGGCCCCACCGACGCCCGCCACGACAGCCCGCTCGGTCCGGTGGTGCAGGTCCGCGCGCCCCGGGTGGGCGGCGGCTACCGCCTGATCGTCGAGCCCTGGCGGCTGATCGACGTCCTGGAGCGCTTCGCGCCGACCTCGGTCGAGTGGAACGACAAGCTGACCCTGCTGCCGGTCGCCTGGTGGGCGCGCCGGGCCGGCGTGCGCACGGTCTGCCTCTCCCACGAGCAGATGACCGACATGCTCGCCATGCGCAGCGGGAAGCCGACCACGTCCAAGGTCTCGGTCGGGATGGTCAACCGCCTGGTGGTGCGCAGCTTCGACACCCTGGTGGTGACGTCTCGCTACGCCCGCGCGGAGTTCCAGGAGCTGGCCGACGCGGCCGGCTGTCCGCTGGAGCAGGTGCCGCTCGGTGTCGACCTGTCGGTCTTCCGCCCCGGTCCTCCGCACCCGCCCGACGGCGTGCTCCGGCTCGCCCACGTCGGACGGCTCTCCCGGGAGAAGTCGCCCCACCTGGCCGTGGCCACCGCCGTCGAGCTGCACCGCCGCGGTCTCCCGGTCCGGATGGACGTGTACGGCGACGGGCCGCACCGCCACGAGCTGGAGGCGCTGGCGGCCGGAGCGCCGGTGCGCTTCCACGGCTTCGTCGGCGGCCGCGACGAGCTGCGGCGACGGATCAACCAGGCCGACGTCGCGCTGTCGGTCTGCCCGGGCGAGACGTTCGGGCTGGCCGTGCTGGAAGCACTGGCCTGCGGCACCCCGGTGGTCACCGCGGACCGCGGTGGTGCCCGGGAGCTGGTCGACGCGCGCTGCGGTGCGTGGGGTGCCCCCGACCCGGTCTCGCTGGCCGATGCGGTGCTGCGGGTCGCCGCGCGGCCGGTGCGGGCACGTCGGCAGGCGGCCCGCGCCCGGGCGGAGGAGTTCCCGTGGTCACGGACCGTGCAGCGGATGCTGGAGATCCACGGGGTGGGCTCGGAGCGGGTGTCGGTGCCGGCCTGA
- a CDS encoding DUF3592 domain-containing protein yields the protein MARYTLLVLGVLLVWLSHTWGGPSESVEDFDRLRADGERSAGKVVEIREREVTHRRRRGRTWTETVHCPVVAYRARVDGVATRQRFVEYDACDGWAVGDEVTVLWDPAAPYEAHLDDDTVRDALAGDERSFRLGQWLGYGLVVVTVPVILLGWWRRIQRSRSSAPTGG from the coding sequence GTGGCGCGGTACACGCTGCTGGTGCTCGGTGTCCTGCTCGTCTGGCTGAGCCACACCTGGGGCGGGCCGAGCGAGAGCGTCGAGGACTTCGACCGGCTGCGCGCCGACGGGGAGCGCAGCGCCGGGAAGGTCGTCGAGATCCGGGAGCGGGAAGTCACCCACCGGCGACGCCGGGGCCGCACGTGGACCGAGACGGTGCACTGCCCGGTGGTCGCCTACCGGGCCCGGGTCGACGGCGTCGCGACCCGGCAGCGCTTCGTCGAGTACGACGCCTGCGACGGCTGGGCTGTCGGCGACGAGGTCACCGTCCTCTGGGACCCGGCCGCGCCGTACGAGGCCCACCTCGACGACGACACGGTCCGCGACGCGCTGGCCGGCGACGAGCGCTCCTTCCGGCTCGGCCAGTGGCTCGGCTACGGGCTGGTGGTGGTCACGGTGCCGGTGATCCTGCTCGGTTGGTGGCGGCGGATCCAGCGGTCGCGCTCGTCCGCCCCGACCGGCGGCTGA
- a CDS encoding Ppx/GppA phosphatase family protein, with amino-acid sequence MSVADGAAPAGPSAVVPRWEWRTFGDLAEDHPALALLRASPAVESLESYLLSTYDDTSAKVRDGILDIKTLQRVDAAGLQLWRPVLKAGFPLEDAALAAAFELLGAPAPAGSERPVGSEQLLDEVIDGRPDLRAVQTWKSRRRGLLGGCMVELTEMTVAGRSTRTFAAESPDPELVVRTVRRLGLEGRRNTCVAAGLKQLIGWDRTRFAVIDVGTNSVKFLLGERDGTGATRVELETAVVTRLGEGMTGTGELTGVAIGRTVDAIEELALRARRDGPVSIVAIGTAGLRQAPNRDALIEAVRERCDVVVEVISGAEEARLAHRAAVSDLAPRADRLLVFDSGGGSTQVTVGTRSGVTEQFSLDVGAVRVTERFGLAGVARPEAVASALTALEGDLRRVRGLPRPDLVIGLGGTATNLAAHQQRLVRYDAGVVHGTVVRIAEVDRQIDVFRRLPADARAELPGIQPGRAEVILGGACVVRTVLALAGRDAMTVSDRGLRHGVAAERFRATMPGGSP; translated from the coding sequence GTGAGCGTGGCTGACGGCGCTGCTCCCGCAGGCCCCTCGGCCGTCGTCCCGCGGTGGGAGTGGCGGACCTTCGGCGACCTCGCCGAGGACCACCCGGCTCTCGCGCTCCTCCGGGCATCCCCGGCCGTCGAGAGCCTCGAGTCCTACCTGCTCTCGACGTACGACGACACCTCGGCCAAGGTGCGCGACGGGATCCTGGACATCAAGACCCTGCAGCGGGTCGACGCCGCCGGCCTGCAGCTCTGGAGACCCGTCCTCAAAGCCGGGTTCCCGCTCGAGGACGCCGCGCTGGCCGCGGCCTTCGAGCTCCTCGGGGCACCTGCGCCGGCCGGCTCCGAGCGCCCGGTCGGGTCCGAGCAGCTCCTGGACGAGGTCATCGACGGCCGGCCCGACCTGCGTGCGGTGCAGACGTGGAAGAGTCGCCGGCGGGGGCTCCTCGGCGGCTGCATGGTCGAGCTCACCGAGATGACGGTGGCCGGCCGGTCCACCCGCACGTTCGCGGCGGAGTCACCGGACCCCGAGCTGGTCGTCCGGACCGTCCGCAGGCTCGGGCTGGAGGGCCGGCGCAACACGTGTGTGGCGGCCGGCCTGAAGCAGCTGATCGGGTGGGACCGGACGAGGTTCGCGGTCATCGACGTGGGCACCAACTCGGTCAAGTTCCTGCTGGGCGAGCGGGACGGCACCGGTGCCACCCGCGTCGAGCTGGAGACCGCGGTGGTCACCCGCCTGGGCGAGGGGATGACCGGGACCGGCGAGCTGACCGGCGTCGCCATCGGGCGGACCGTCGACGCGATCGAGGAGCTGGCGCTGCGAGCACGACGCGACGGCCCGGTCTCGATCGTGGCGATCGGCACGGCGGGTCTGCGGCAGGCGCCGAACCGGGACGCGCTGATCGAGGCCGTCCGGGAGCGCTGCGACGTGGTGGTCGAGGTGATCTCGGGGGCCGAGGAGGCACGCCTGGCCCACCGCGCCGCCGTGTCGGACCTCGCGCCACGTGCCGACCGGCTGCTGGTCTTCGACTCCGGAGGCGGGAGCACGCAGGTCACCGTCGGCACCCGGTCGGGGGTGACGGAGCAGTTCAGCCTCGACGTGGGGGCGGTGCGCGTCACGGAGCGTTTCGGGCTGGCCGGTGTCGCGCGCCCCGAGGCGGTGGCGAGCGCACTCACGGCGCTCGAGGGCGACCTCCGCCGGGTGCGTGGCCTGCCGCGCCCCGACCTGGTGATCGGGCTCGGTGGCACCGCGACCAACCTCGCCGCCCACCAGCAGCGGCTGGTCAGGTACGACGCCGGCGTCGTGCACGGCACCGTCGTCCGGATCGCGGAGGTCGACCGGCAGATCGACGTCTTCCGCCGTCTGCCGGCCGACGCTCGCGCCGAGCTGCCCGGCATCCAGCCCGGACGCGCCGAGGTGATCCTCGGCGGCGCCTGCGTCGTGCGCACCGTCCTCGCCCTCGCCGGACGGGACGCGATGACCGTCAGCGACCGCGGCCTGCGGCACGGCGTCGCGGCCGAGAGATTCCGCGCCACGATGCCAGGAGGATCCCCATGA
- a CDS encoding nitroreductase family deazaflavin-dependent oxidoreductase: MGLLTPIAIRLGSQPWMPRLLPQITWTDTRLQRLSGGRVSILDLAGLPNLMLTVDGRKSGLPRSTPLMCVPWRGGWLIAGSNFGGPRPPVWTANLRAARTVEVRYRGRPSTATWRELDGAERERAWGHMVTVWPNYEKYVEWTDRVIPVFHLMPA, from the coding sequence ATGGGTCTCCTGACACCGATCGCCATCCGGCTCGGCTCCCAGCCGTGGATGCCGAGGCTGCTGCCCCAGATCACCTGGACCGACACCAGGCTGCAGCGGCTCAGCGGCGGCAGGGTGAGCATCCTGGACCTCGCGGGTCTGCCGAACCTGATGCTCACGGTCGACGGCCGCAAGAGCGGGCTGCCCCGCTCCACTCCACTGATGTGCGTGCCCTGGCGCGGCGGCTGGCTGATCGCCGGCTCCAACTTCGGCGGTCCCAGGCCGCCGGTGTGGACCGCCAACCTGCGGGCGGCCCGGACCGTCGAGGTCCGCTACCGCGGCCGGCCCAGCACCGCGACCTGGCGCGAGCTCGACGGCGCCGAACGGGAGCGCGCGTGGGGCCACATGGTCACCGTGTGGCCGAACTACGAGAAGTACGTCGAGTGGACCGACCGGGTGATCCCGGTGTTCCACCTGATGCCGGCCTGA